AAATTACTATTTTTACGGAACAACGTTCCTTCTTTTTATGGATCTAGTGAGTGATTTCCTCAAACTGATTGTACCTGCGGGCTTAGTGCTTTATGGAATGTATCTGACCGTTAAACTATTACTCGAACGCGAGGCCGACCGGCATCGTTATGATGTGCAGGCACGATATACGGAGACAGTTGTACCGATCCGCTTACAGGCTTACGAACGAATGGTACTTTTTCTGGAACGTATCAGCCCCAATAATTTATTGTTACGACTTGGCAATAGTTCGACTACCGTCATCGAGTTCCAGCAGCGGCTTCTTCAGGAAATCCGGGATGAGTATAACCACAACCTGTCACAG
This window of the Spirosoma aerolatum genome carries:
- a CDS encoding DUF7935 family protein, which codes for MDLVSDFLKLIVPAGLVLYGMYLTVKLLLEREADRHRYDVQARYTETVVPIRLQAYERMVLFLERISPNNLLLRLGNSSTTVIEFQQRLLQEIRDEYNHNLSQQVYMSQKVWDQIQAAMNEVVTLINQASGDTRPDAPALELSKRIFERIIQKDRQPTADALRAVKEEIQAMFM